A genome region from Lonchura striata isolate bLonStr1 chromosome 36, bLonStr1.mat, whole genome shotgun sequence includes the following:
- the FKBP2 gene encoding peptidyl-prolyl cis-trans isomerase FKBP2 yields MAAEWLLLALALALPPERPQAGEPRKVQIGVRRRPERCGERSRRGDVLTLHYSGTLEDGTPFDSSRGREQPFVFSLGTGQVIKGWDQGLLGMCEGEKRKLVIPPELGYGDRGAPPKIPGGAVLIFEVELLKIERRPEL; encoded by the exons ATGGCGGCGGAG tggctgctgctggcgctGGCGCTGGCGCTGCCCCCCGAGCGCCCCCAGGCGGGGGAGCCCCGCAAGGTCCAGATCGGGGTGAGGCGGCGGCCGGAGCGCTGCGGGGAGAGATCGCGGCGGGGAGACGTGCTCACCCTGCACTACTCG GGCACGCTGGAGGACGGGACCCCCTTCGACAGCAGCCGCGGGCGGGAGCAGCCGTTCGTGTTCTCGCTGGGCACCGGGCAGGTCATCAAGGGCTGGgaccaggggctgctggg GATGTGCGAGGGGGAGAAGAGGAAGCTCGTGATCCCCCCGGAGCTgg GTTACGGCGACCGAGGggcccccccaaaaatcccag GGGGGGCCGTGCTGATTTTCGAGGTGGAGCTGCTGAAGATCGAGCGGCGCCCGGAGCTttag